ATTCGAGGAACGCGTCAAGGGCGAGACCGGCCTCGATTGGGCCTAGCCAGTGGGCCTAGTCAGCCGGGGCCGGGGGCTCCCCGGCCGGCTACACGCGGCCTGACGAACTACGGATCAGCTGTAGCGTGGCGTGCTGCTCAGCTCGCGCACGGCCTTGGCGGGGACGCAGATCTGCCCCCGCACCTGGACGAAAGGCAGCTGGCCCTGCTGCACCAGCCGCCGCACCTGCCGGCGTGGCAATCCGGTCCGCCGGGCTACCGCACCAAGCGACACCGCGCCGGTAAGCTGCTGGAAGGACTCGGACGGTGATTTCTTCATCGGGCTCACGGTGGGGACTCCCAATCGGGCCGGGCGGACGAGGGTCCCGATTATAACGCAAACAGCGGTGGTAACCCCAACGGCCCGGCCCCTGTCCCTGGGATAAGGGCATTCCGGTCGTCCACGGGCGTCCGGCTTGCTACCATTCAGGGCGGCCCCAGAACCGCCCAATCTACCAACCTTTACTCTCGACGAATGCCCAACCGCACCGCCAGGATCGATCGCCAGACGAGCGAGACGCAGATCACCCTCCAGCTCGACCTGGACGGCACGGGGCAATCGGACGTGGAGACCGGCGTCGGGTTCCTGGACCACATGCTGACGCTGTTCACCAAGCACTCGGCGGCGGACCTCACCGTCAAAGCCGCTGGCGACCTCCACATCGACCAGCACCACACGGCGGAGGACGTCGGCATCTGCCTGGGCCAGGCCGTGCGGCAGGCGGCCGGCGACAAGGCCGGCATCCGCCGGTACGGCCACTTCACGCTGCCCATGGACGAGACCCTCGCCACGGTGGCGATCGACCTCAGCGGCCGCCAGTACCTTCACTTCCAGGCCGATTTCCCCTCGGCCAAGATCGGCGAGTTCGACAGCGAGCTGGTCGAGGAATTCTGGCGGGCGTTCAGCGGCAACGCGTTATGCAACCTGCACATCCTGCTGCACCACGGCCGGAACAGCCACCACATAGCCGAAGCCATCTTCAAGGCGTCCGGGCGGGCTCTCAGGATGGCGGTCGAGTCCGATCCCCGGATGACCGGCGTGCCGAGCACCAAGGGCTCGCTAGACGGCTAGCAGGCCGGCAATTGAGGACCCAAACGCCCGGTTTAGGGCGGGTCTGCGGGCCCCGACTTCCTTGCCCAACCGGCACACCTTCTCGGTTGACGGTTGCTAAACCGCCAGGACACGTCTGGGCGCCAATGAACGGGTAATCGTCGCAACCGCGCGCGTCGATACCGCTTACTGCCAGGGCCAATGCCGTCTGGCTGACGCAGGCGCGCCCCCGAGAGTTGCCCCAAATGGATTCCCTGGCCCACCGAAGTTTGGTGCTTGCAGCCACCGCATGGTGCTGCTTGGCTGGCGCAACCATCAATGCTACGCCGCCCGACCCTGCCGTGCTGCCGCTTCCGCCAGTAGAGGAAGAGGCGCCAGCCGTAGCCTGCGAGGAGTGCGACAAGGTCGAACGGCCCTGGGTTGCGTTGGAACAAGACGCGTCCGGGGAGCCCCTGTTCGAGATCGGCGCCCAGTTCGACAAGGGCGTTTACATCCGGTCGACGGACCTCGACGAACGCCCGTACGCGATGTACATCGGCGGCCGGCTGCAGCTACGCTACACCGGCTTCGCGCGCGATCAATCGACCTGGACCGACGCGGCGGGCGTCACCCGCGACGTCCGCAACCGGAGCGAGTTTGACGCGGAGCGTCTGCGGCTGAATATCTCGGGGACCGCGGTGCTGCCCGAGCTCCGGTACTACCTGATCTTCGACGGCGACTCCGACGGCGCCTCGCAGGTCGACCAACTGGTCTACTTCTTCGCCTACGAGTGCGCCGAGGGGGTGGAGATCGCGGTTGGTCGGTGGAAGGTGGCGGCCGTGCGGCAGTGGCTGCTATCCTCCCGGTTCATGAGGATGGTCGACCGTTCGTTGGCCACGGAGTACTTCCGGCCAGCGTTCAGCGACGGGGTCTGGCTGTGGGGCGACATCGGAGACGCGTGCCACTACGAGTGGTCGCTCACCAACGGGCTACGCACATCATCCCACCCGGCGTTCGCAATCGACGACGCCCTGTCCGCGGCCTGCTCGGTCTACTTCGACCCCCTGGGCCCGTTCGGCCCGGGCGACGTCGACTACGCCTACCACTGCTCGCCGGTCGTGCGGGTCGGCGGCAGCTTCGCGTTCAGCAAGTCGCGCGATCGAGAAGACGCGGGCTTCGCCATCGGCGACGACAGTTTTCTGCGATTGAGCGACGGCACCCTGCTGAACGAGACCGGCGCCCTGGCGCCGGGCGAGCGGGTGCTGGGCGTCGAGACGATGGTCGCCTCGTTCGACGCCGGCCTGAAGTGGCGGGGGTGGAGCTTTACCGGCGAGTACTTCATCCGGTCGCTGCAGGACTTCACCGCGACCGGCCCGCTCGATGTCCAGCAGCTGTACGACTACGGCTACCACGCCGAGGTGGGCTGCTTCCTGATCCCCAAACGGCTGGACATCAACGCGCGGCTGTCCCAGGTCTCGGGGCTGTTTGGGGACGGCTTCGAGCGGTCCGGGGCAATCAATTGGTATTGGGGCAACGGCGATAACGACCGCGTCAACAAGCTGACGCTCGACGTGGCGGACATCGTCCGCTCGCCGGTGCGCAGCGGGCCCGCCGACTTCCTGCCGGGCGACGACGGCCTGCTGGTGCGGGCGCAGGTGCAGATCGGCTTCTAGAGTCGCTGCGTCGTCGTCCGACTACTCGCCGAACTCTTCGAGGTAGTCGGCCATCGCGGCGTTGATCACCTCCAGCGCGTGCTCCCGCCCGTAGACGTGGTCGATCCGGACCTTGGCGGCCTCTTCCGGCGTGAGCGACTTGTAGATGCTGAAGTAGTGCCGCAGGCGGTCAACCAGCACCTTCGGCAGGTCCTCCACCTCTTGCACCTCGCCCCACATCGCGTCATTGGCCAAGACGCCGATGATCTTGTCGTCGGCCTCGTCGTTGTCGAGCATCGGCAGCCCGCCCACCACCCTCGCCTTGAGGATGATCTCGGGGTTGGTGATCGGCCGCTCGCTAATGACGCAGATGTCCAACGGGTCGCCGTCGCCGGCCTTGGCGCCCGGCATCAGCCCCTTCACCCGCTTGCCGCAGAACGTGCGTGGGATGAACCCGTACAGCGTCGGCGAGAACGCCGACGTGCGGTTCGGCCGGTCGACGCGCAGGTAGCCGGTCTGCTTGTCCAGCTCATACTTGACCCGGTCGAACGGCGTCAGCTCGATGTAAGCCTGAACCAGCTCGGGGGGGCTTGGGCCCGCCTCGAGCCCGTGCCAGGGGTGGGGACGCCAGCGGTAGAACGGCTCGGGAAACGACATGCGATTGCTAATGGGGCAAGGGGACCAGGATGCTCGCCTACGCAGCTGCAGCCGCTTGAGGGGCTACGGGGCGACGTCTTCCTCGTTGACGTAGGTCTCGAGGAACCGGGTCAGCTTGCGGAAATCGCTGTGCGGCTCGATGTAGCGGACCACGGTAACCAGGGTCTCCGGGTCGACCAGCTTCTCGAACGGAACGTAAACCAGCTGCAGCTGCCCCTCGACCGAGACCATCACACCGTCCAGGCGGTTCTCGACAAGCGCCCGGTAGGCGCCCACGCCCAACTGGCTGCCGAGCATCACGTCGAACGCGTGCGGCTCGACACAGCGGGCCTCGTAGCCTAGCTGCACGGGCTTCACGGACCGCTTGCTGCCGGTCTGCCGCTCGTACTCCGCGGCGATCAGCTCCGCGAACAGCTCGTAGAGGTTGATCGCCGAGATGTTGATGTGGCCGTGGTCGTCACGCGACACGCCTTCGACGTACTTGTAGGGGAGCAGCTCCGCCAGGCCCTCGGCGATGACGATCACGCCGTATTTCTTGCCCTCCCGCTCGCGGGTCGTCATGGTCGCGACGATGCGGCGGACCACCTCGTCCATGTTCATGACGTCGCGGGAGTGGGTCTCGCCGTTGGAGTCGGTGTACTCCTCCTTCGAGCGGAACTTGCCGCGGATGTCCTCGACGCTGACCACCAGACTCGCCTCGCCGGCGATCGCCACGCCGTACGCCAGCCAGCCCGCGCTGCGGCCCATCGACTCAACCAGGAAGTAGTTCCGGTTGGCCTCGGCGTCGGCCAGCAGGTTGCGCACCTCGTGGGCCAGGAAGTCGACCGCCGTGAAGTAGCCGAAGGTGAAGTCGATGCCGCAGTAGTCGTTGTCGATGGTCTTGGGCAGGTGGACCACCGGGATCCGCGGCGAGCCTTCCGGGAGGCTGTCCTGGTACAGCTTGAACTTGTTGGCGGTCTTGAGCGTGTCGTCGCCGCCGATCGACACCAATGCGTCAACGCCCAGCGAGCGGAGGCCCTCGTACACGTTCTTAAGCGGCGCCACCCGCTCGGGGTCCTTCAGGTGCTCGGGACTCGAGACCAGCTTGCCGGGGTTCGCTCTGGCGGTGCCGATCATGATGCCCTGCCGGTTGCGTGTCCGGCTCAGCATCGGGTGATCGATCATCACGTAGTCCGTGCCCTCCTCCAGCGGCTTGTCTGCCGAGAAGTTGATCAGGCTGGAGTAGCCGTGCTTGACGCCCACCACCTCGATGCCGTTCCGCAGGAACGACACCGCCGCGGCCGAGATAACCGCGTTGGCGGCCGGAGCGGGACCGCCGGCGAAGAGGATGGCGGCCTTCTTGAAGCTGTGCTCCTGGGGCGCGGGGCGGCTGAGCGTGTTCTCGATTTTCTCGGACATAGCAGGCGGTTGGGGTGGCTGCCGCAGCGGGCGGCAGGCGGGGGGAGGAAACGGGAGCTGGTATTCTAGCGGCGGACCAGCGGGGCGCTAATGGTCGCGGCGGGCGGCGGCCCTAGCCGGCCATGAAGGTCCGCTCGACGAAGGTCGTGTCGATCCGGCCCTCGACAAACGCCGTGTGGCTGAGGATCTCCTGGTGCAGCGGGGCGACCGTCTTGATGCCGTCGACCCGCAGCTCGGCGAGCGCCCGCAGCATGCACGCGATCGCCTCCTGCCGGCTTGGCTGGTGGACGATCAGCTTGCCGATCATCGAGTCGTAGTACGGCGGGACCACGTAGCCGCTGTGCGCGTGCGAGTCGAACCGCACGCCCAGCCCGCCCGGCACGATCAGCCGCTCGATCTTGCCCGGTGACGGCTGGAAGTTGCGCGCCGGGTCCTCGGCGTTAATCCGGCACTCGATCGCGTGGCCGGTGCTGGTGATGTCCTCCTGGCAGAACGGCAGCGGGTCGCCCGAAGCGATCTGGATCTGCGACTTGATCAGGTCGATGCCGGTCACCATCTCGGTCACCGGGTGCTCTACCTGGATGCGGGCGTTGACCTCGATGAAGTAGTAGTTGCCGTCGCCGTCGACGATGAACTCGACGGTCGCGGCGTTCTGGTAGCCCGCCTGCAGGATCAGCCGCTTGGCGGCCTCGCCCATCTCGGCGCGGGTCTCGGGCGAGACGCTCGTGCTCGGGCTCTCCTCGATCAGCTTCTGGTGACGCCGCTGCACCGAGCAATCACGCTCCCACAGGTGCACGGCGTTGCCGTGGCCGTCGGCCAGCACCTGCACCTCGACGTGCCGCGGGTGTTGGATGTACTTCTCCAGGTACACCGCGCCGTTGCCGAAGGCGGCTTCGGCCTCGGCCTTGGCCTGCTGCAGCGAGGACTTGAGGGCTAGGTCGTTCGAAGCGACCCGCATGCCCTTGCCGCCGCCGCCGGCCACCGCCTTGATCAGCACCGGGAAGCCGACCTCGTGGGCGAACTTGAGGGCCTCCTCCTCGCTGTTGATCAGGCCGTCGCTGCCGGGCACCACCGGCACGCCGGCGGAGCGGGCGATATCGCGGGCGGAGTTCTTGTCGCCGAGCTGGGCCATCGCCTCGGGGGACGGCCCGATGAAGTCGATCTTGCAGCTGCGGCAGACCTCGTTGAAGTGCGCGTTCTCCGCGAGGAAGCCGTAGCCGGGGTGGATCGCCTGGACGTTGCCGACCTCGGCGGCGCTGATGATGCTGGCGATCTTGAGGTAGCTGTCGGCGGCCTTGGCCGGGCCGATGCAGTAGGCCTCGTCGGCCAGGTCCAGGTAGTGCGCGCCGCGGTCCGCCTCGCTGTAGACGGCCACGGTGCCGATGCCCAGTTCCCGGCAGGCCCGGATCACCCGCAGGGCGATCTCACCTCGATTTGCGATCAGAATGCGTTGGTACATCAGGCAGAGCTAGGGTGGCGTCAGGGGTGCGGGTGGCGGCGGGGCGGGCTAGCCTTCGAGCTGGAACAGCGGCTGCCCAAACTCGACCGAGGCGCCGTCTTCGACCAGCACCGCGGCGATCTTGCCCGAGCACTCGGCGGGGATCTCGTTGAACACCTTCATCGCCTCGACGATGCAGATGATGGTCTCTGGGCCGACCTGATCGCCGACCTTCACAAAGGCGCCCGACTCCGGGTTGGGCGACGCGTAGAACGTCCCCACCATCGGGCTCTTGATGACCGGGCCGCTGGGCGCCGCCTCGGCCGCCGGGGCGGCGGGGGCCGGTCCGCCCGGCGCCGCCGGCGCTGGCGCGGGGGCGGCGGGCGCCGGCATGTAGGCAGGGGCGGGCACGCCGGTCAGGGTCCCCTGCTCGGGCCCCCGACGCAGCTTCATCTTCTGCTCTCCCTGCTGCAGCACGATCTCAGCCAGGTCGTGCTCGTCCATCAGCTCCACGAGCTTGCGGACCTTGCGGACGTCAAACACGTCGCCCGATCCGCTGCCGGCGCCACTTGCCATATCGCTCTCCGCGCTATCTGAATTGGAAGATTTGTCTTTGGATGCCATCGTTCGCACCGTCTGCCACAAGAGACACCGACACGCCCAGGCCGCCTGTCGCGGCCCCTTGCCAATCCCGCAAGCCTAATCTAGGCCGCCCGCAGTGTGCAACCCCTGCCTGAGGAACAACTTGGGGCGATTCAACGCCATTTCCCGCAGCCGCGCAAACCGAGGCTCACACACCTCTTATCCGAGCACGCACTCCTCGAGCTGCTTCGGCACGCTCGTCAGCACCTCGTGGCCGCCGCGGGTGACCAGGATGTCGTCCTCGATGCGAATGCCGCCCCAGCCGGGCAGGTAGATGCCCGGTTCCACCGTCACGATCATGCCGGGCTTCAGCTCGTCCTCCTGGTTCTTCCCCAGGCGCGGGCCCTCGTGGACCTCGAGCCCCACCCCGTGGCCCAGGCCGTGACCAAACTCCTTTCCGAAGCCGGCCTTCTCAATCACCTTGCGGGCGGCGTTGTCGACGTCCTGGCACTTCGCCCCCGGCCGGATAGCCGCAATGCCGGCGAGCTGGGCCTTCAGCACGATGTTGTAGACCTTCTTGAACCGCGCGGAGATCTTGCCGGTCACGACCATGCGGGTGAGGTCGCTCACGTACAGGCCCTCGTTGGCGCCCCAATCGATCAGCGTAAAATCGTCCTCGCCGATCCGCTTGCTGGTCGGGTTGGCGTGCGGCAGCGCGCCCCGCGACCCCACGGCCACGATCGGCGGGAAACTCAGGCCCTTGGCGCCAAACCGGCGGGCCTGGTGCTCTAGTTCCGCCGCTACCTCCAGTTCGGTCATGGCGTCGGTCAGGCCCGCCCGGACCACCTCGAACGCCCGCCGCGCCTGGTCGCACGCGACGCGGGTGGCGGCGATCTCGTTCTTGTCTTTGATGGCCCGCAGCTCTTCCACCAGCCCGCTGGCCGGCAGCAGCTCAACGCCTTCGGCCAGCTCCCCCAGCTCGTTGTAGGCGCCAACGGTCAGGGCGTCGGCCTCGAAGGCCAGCCGTTCCAACTTGGCGTCGGCTACCACATCGGCCGTGGTGGGGAGCATCCGTTCCCCCGGCCCGCGGATCACGACGGGCACGCCCGGGCACTCCTCTTCCAGCTGAGTGGTGAAGCGGGAGTCGGAGATGAGCGTCTCGGAGTCCAGGGTCACCAGCAGGTAGCTGTCGTCGCCGGTGAAGCCGGTCAGGTAGGTCACGTTGGTGAAGCTGGTGACCAGCAGGGCGTCGGCCTTAGCCTTGCGGATCAGGCGGCGGAGCTTGTCGCGGCGGGAGGCGTGATTCGACATCGGGGGACCTATCAAGGCGGGACGGCGGTGGTTGCGGGGGGAGGGTCAATATGTTGTGATCGATTCCCGTCCGCAAGGCTCACCCCACCCCGCCCTACCGCTCTACGCCATGTACCGAGTCACCCGCGAGATCGACTTCTGCTACGGCCACCGCCTCCTGAACTACGAGGGGAAGTGCCGCCACCTGCACGGGCACAACGGCAAGGCGGTCATCACGATCGAGGCCCCGACGCTCGACGAGCGCGGCATGGTGCTCGACTTCGGCGACATCAAGAAGGTGGTCAGCACGTGGATCGACGAGAACCTCGACCACCGCATGATCCTGCACCGCGACGACCCCGCGGTGCCCGCACTCAAGGAGCTCGGCGAGCCGCTCCACCTGATCGATCAGAACCCGACCGCCGAGTCGATCGCCCAGCTGATCTACAACTTCACGCGGGACGCCGGCTTCCCCATCGTCGAGGCGCGGCTGTGGGAAACGCCCAAGTGCTTCGCCACCTACACGGACGCGTAGATCGCGCCTGAGGGCGCATAAAAAAAGCGGCCCGGTTGATGCGATTCGCACGCAACCGGGCCGCGCCCCCCCTGGTGTGCCTGTAAGGCGCCGCCTCGTTCCGCAAGGCTGGCAGCCAGGTGTATCTTCTGTGCCCGAGCGAGAAGAAGAGCAGTCGGGCTTGGTGACAGGTAGAAGTATCGGACCGTCGGGTCGTTGACTTTGCTGATAAGTTTGACTTTTGCGGTTGGGCAGAGTCACCCGCCAACGCTCCCTGTCACACGAACGGATACTAAGGCCGCGCCGTGGTCGCAGGCGGGCTGCTCGGCGGCGGCATTCGATGAGCGTGATCGTAGAGTCGCCTCGCCATCTACCACCAATCACAACACACACCGCGCTCCTGCGTGACGTCCGACGCTGCTTATTCGTTTCTTCAGGGCCGGGAAGCAGTCGAGCCACACTACGCACGTCGTCGCAACTCTCTGCGGGTGTAGCGGACCCCGCGCCGGATATCGCGCGATGCTGGCGCCGGCTGCATTCGGCGGGCGGCAAGGCGTGAAGTTCGACTAAACAAACTTTGCCGGTTGTGCCGATCTCGACGGTAAGGCTGAGGCTGCACGCCCATGCAGGTTGCGTGCGCCCGCCGGCAAATTGCTAGCACGACCTGAAAGGATGCCTGCCGTGTCGCGAATCTCCTCTGCCGCCGACTGGCTGCTGAAGCTCCCGATCATCTGGGGCGCCATCGCGTGCCTGACGTTCTACGCGATGCTAGCGAGCGTCAACAACCAGGTGCTGAACCAGTACTTCGGCGGCTTCGGCTCGGCTGAGCTGGGCAACCTGATCAAGCTGTCGATCACGGTCATGTTCTTCATTGGCTGCACCGCCATGGTGATGCGGCTGATCGGGCTGGCCGGCCAGCTCGGCGTGATGCACCGCCGGCTGATCGAGCCCAAGACGCCCGGCGGCCAGCAGGCGCGGGACGCCGACTCGCTCCTCGCCCAGCTGCGGGACCAGCCGTCGTACCTGCAGGGCACGTACATGATCCGCCGGCTGCGGCAGTCGCTGGAGCAGGTCCGCCGCAAGGACTCCGCCGAGTCGCTGGAAGAAGACCTCCGCCGGCTCGAGGCGTCCGAGTACGAGCGGATGGCCAGCGGCTACGCGATGACCAAGATCATCGTGTGGGCGATCCCCATCCTCGGCTTCCTCGGCACCGTCATCGGCATCACGATCGCCATCGGCAAGCTGTCGCCGGAGGCGCTGGAGAGCTCGCTCGACGCGGTCACCGCCGGCCTGAGCGTGGCGTTTGACACCACCGCCATCGCGCTGGCGCTATCGCTGGTGCTGACCTTCATGATGTTTTTCGTGAAGAGCCGGGAGGAGGCGCTGTTGACGCAGGTCGACGAACGAGCGATTGAAGAGCTCGTCGGCCGCTTCCAGTTGTACGGCGGCGCCAACGACCCCAACGCGGCCGCCGTGCTGAAAATGTGCGAGCAGGTCGTCCGCGCCGTCGAGACCCTCTCCGCGCGACAGATCGACCTGTGGGCCGAGGCGGTCAGCGAAACCCACAACCAGTGGGCCAACGTCACCGCCGCCACCACCGACACGCTCAAGCAGGCGTTGGTGACCGGGCTCAAGGACGGCCTCCGCGACCACGCCACCGGGCTGACCGTGGGCGTCGAGAGCCAGCTCAGCGACCTCAACCGCAGCCTCACGACGCAAAACGAGGAATTCGCCGCCGGCATCCGCGAGCAGGTAGAGTCGCTCGGCAAGGGCATCGCCGAGCAGACCACTCAGCTCAGCAGCAGCGTGCTGCAGCAGACCGAGCTGATGAGCCAGAGCGTCGCGCAGCACGCCGAACAGCTCAACCAGGGCGCCGACGGGTTGCTCGGCAACCTCCGCGCCGGGCTGGAGCGGATGGCCGAGCTGCTGGTCGAGGCCCTGGGGCAGCACGGAGAGGCGCTCACCACCGCCGAGAAGGAGCTGGCCACTGAGAACCGCCGCCACCTGGGCGAGGTCGAGGCCGCCCTCGGCGAGGCGATGGTGCTGTCGGCCGACCGCCAGGAGAAGCTGATCGGCCGCAGCGAGACCCTGCTCAAAGAGATGCAGGACGCGCTGGTTTCGGCCGCGGGCGCCACCGTGCAGCACCAGGAGCAGCTCGTCCGCCAGGGCGAGGTCCTGCTGAAGGTCGTCGAGTCAACCGGCCAGGTGCGTCAGCTGGAAGAAGCCCTCAACCAGAACCTGAACTCGCTGGGACGCGCCCACAACTTTGAGGAGACGCTGCTCAGCCTCTCGGCGGCCATCCAGCTGCTCAGCGCCCGGGTCAGCTCGACCAGCGGCGCCCGCAGCGACGTCCCCTCCGTAGGCGGCATCACAGGACAAGCGGCATGAGGCGTTCGCCCTCGCGTGACAACTCATCCTCGGTAAGCCTGTTCCCGTTCCTCGCCGTGCTGCTCTGCACGATGGGGGGTCTGGTGGTGCTGCTGGTGGCGGTCTCGCACGTCTCGCGTGAGATGGCCAAACGCGAGAAGGCCAAGGCCGAGGCGGCCGCCGCGGTGGCCGCGCCGGACGACGGGGCGCTCGCCCGCCTGGCGGAGCTCAAGGAACGGACCGCCGAATACGCCCGCCGCGAGGCCGAGGCCAAGGAGTCCGTCCGGCAGGACCAGCTCCGCCTAGCCCAGGTGGAGGAGCACGTCCGAAAGCTGCAGGACGAGATGCGGATGGTCCTGGTGGCCGCGCAGGAACTTGAGGCGGACAAGTCGCAACGCTACGACGACCGCGCCCAGGCCGAGCGTGAGCTCGCCCGCCTGGAGCAGCTCGTCGACGACACCAAGCTGGAGATCGAGCGGCAGCGTCAGAAGACCAAGGGCACGAAGCAATCGTTCGCCGTGGTGCCCTACCGGGGCGCCAGCGGCACGAAGCGGCAACCGATCTACATCGAGTGCACCGCGGACCGCGTGCTGCTGCAGCCCGAGGGGATCGAGCTGACCCCCGACGACTTTGCCCCGCCGCTGGGCGTTGGCAACCCGCTCGCGGCGGCGCTGCGGGCGGCGCGCGACCACATGGTCCGCGAGAACCCGTCCGCCGGCGCCGACCCGGACGCGGAGCCCTACCCGCTGATCCTGGTCCGCCCCGCAGGCATCGGCGCCTACTACCGGGTGCGCGAGGCGATCCGCTCGTGGGACGCCGAGTTCGGCTACGAGATGATCGACGGCGACTGGGACCTCGCCTTCGCCCCGCCCGACCCGCAGCTCGCGAACGTCGAGCTCCGCGCAATCAACAACGCCCGCCTCCGCCGCGAGGTGCTGGCTTCCGCCGCACCGAGCGCGTTCTCCGGCGGCGGCGGGACGTTCGCGATCCCGGTCGAGGAAGACCCGCTCCCCGGCGAGCACCCCTACGACCCCGCGGTACTGGGGGGCGGGGTCGCGGGCGCGACGGGCATGGGGAGCGGCGCGGGGACGCACCAGGGCGGACTCGCCGGCGGTTCCCAAGGCTACTCGGAGCAGCCCTACGGATCCGGACCCCATGGGTCCGGTCAGGGCGGCGGTGGATTGGCCGGGTCCGGGTCTGGGCGGCCCGGACAGCCCAACGGCGGTGGCCAGCCGAGCCAGCCCGGCTTCGATCAACACCAGCAGGCACAAGCGGATGCCGGGCAGCAAGGCTCTGGCGGCTGGGCCGCTACGGGATCGCTCAGCCCCGCGCAGGAAGGCTACCCTGACGGCGGCTCAGATGCGCTTAACGGGCCCGGAGGTCCGAGCGCCGCCCAGACCGCCGCAGGCGGGCCGAGCGGCCAAGCGATGGGGGGCGCCGAGGGGATCGAACAATCCGGATCGCCAACCTCGCCCGGCGGATCGATGGACGGCACTGTGGCTGGCGCGGCGGGCGGCGGGCAGAACGCGTCGGCCGGCGCCGGCGGAGGGGCAGCGAGCTCGTCGGGCGTCTCGATGAGCGTGGGCGGGAGCAACGGGTCGGTCGCGTCGCTCAACGCCAAGCAACGCCCGGACGACGTCGCTATCCGCCGCACGGTAAAGGTTTCGGTGTTCTCCGACCGCCTGCTCGTTGGGCAGCAGCCAACGCCGCTCGCCATGCCCGGGCCAACCTCGGTGCACATCAACGAGTTCGTTGCCAGCGTAAAGCAGCAGATCGAGTCGTGGGGGTTGGCGGGCAGCGGGCTGTACTGGCGGCCAATTATCAAGCTCGACGTCCGCCAGGGCGGCGAGCAGCGGGCCGCCGAGATCGAGCGGATCCTGACCCGCTCGGGCGTCGACATCGAACCGGTAAAGACCGCCAACCGCACCAACGGAGAACCAGCCAGTGGCGCGCGGTAGAGACATCGATGACAGTGAGGTCGCCGGCCAGGACTCGTTCCTGGACGTGGTGGCGAACATCGTCGGCATCCTGATCCTTCTGGTGATGGTGGTCGGCCTGCGCGTGTCGCGAGAGACGCACGCGCCCACCGAAACCACGGCGAGCCAGACGCCGGCCGTTACTTCGGAGGAAGTCGCCGCGGCGCAGCAGGAGGCCCAGAAACAATACGTGCTGGCCGCCAAGGCCGTTGACCGCGCCCGCCAGTCCCGCGCCGAGCTGCAGCAACAA
This genomic interval from Posidoniimonas corsicana contains the following:
- a CDS encoding excisionase family DNA-binding protein produces the protein MKKSPSESFQQLTGAVSLGAVARRTGLPRRQVRRLVQQGQLPFVQVRGQICVPAKAVRELSSTPRYS
- the hisB gene encoding imidazoleglycerol-phosphate dehydratase HisB codes for the protein MPNRTARIDRQTSETQITLQLDLDGTGQSDVETGVGFLDHMLTLFTKHSAADLTVKAAGDLHIDQHHTAEDVGICLGQAVRQAAGDKAGIRRYGHFTLPMDETLATVAIDLSGRQYLHFQADFPSAKIGEFDSELVEEFWRAFSGNALCNLHILLHHGRNSHHIAEAIFKASGRALRMAVESDPRMTGVPSTKGSLDG
- a CDS encoding inorganic pyrophosphatase, producing MSFPEPFYRWRPHPWHGLEAGPSPPELVQAYIELTPFDRVKYELDKQTGYLRVDRPNRTSAFSPTLYGFIPRTFCGKRVKGLMPGAKAGDGDPLDICVISERPITNPEIILKARVVGGLPMLDNDEADDKIIGVLANDAMWGEVQEVEDLPKVLVDRLRHYFSIYKSLTPEEAAKVRIDHVYGREHALEVINAAMADYLEEFGE
- a CDS encoding 6-phosphofructokinase translates to MSEKIENTLSRPAPQEHSFKKAAILFAGGPAPAANAVISAAAVSFLRNGIEVVGVKHGYSSLINFSADKPLEEGTDYVMIDHPMLSRTRNRQGIMIGTARANPGKLVSSPEHLKDPERVAPLKNVYEGLRSLGVDALVSIGGDDTLKTANKFKLYQDSLPEGSPRIPVVHLPKTIDNDYCGIDFTFGYFTAVDFLAHEVRNLLADAEANRNYFLVESMGRSAGWLAYGVAIAGEASLVVSVEDIRGKFRSKEEYTDSNGETHSRDVMNMDEVVRRIVATMTTREREGKKYGVIVIAEGLAELLPYKYVEGVSRDDHGHINISAINLYELFAELIAAEYERQTGSKRSVKPVQLGYEARCVEPHAFDVMLGSQLGVGAYRALVENRLDGVMVSVEGQLQLVYVPFEKLVDPETLVTVVRYIEPHSDFRKLTRFLETYVNEEDVAP
- the accC gene encoding acetyl-CoA carboxylase biotin carboxylase subunit, with protein sequence MYQRILIANRGEIALRVIRACRELGIGTVAVYSEADRGAHYLDLADEAYCIGPAKAADSYLKIASIISAAEVGNVQAIHPGYGFLAENAHFNEVCRSCKIDFIGPSPEAMAQLGDKNSARDIARSAGVPVVPGSDGLINSEEEALKFAHEVGFPVLIKAVAGGGGKGMRVASNDLALKSSLQQAKAEAEAAFGNGAVYLEKYIQHPRHVEVQVLADGHGNAVHLWERDCSVQRRHQKLIEESPSTSVSPETRAEMGEAAKRLILQAGYQNAATVEFIVDGDGNYYFIEVNARIQVEHPVTEMVTGIDLIKSQIQIASGDPLPFCQEDITSTGHAIECRINAEDPARNFQPSPGKIERLIVPGGLGVRFDSHAHSGYVVPPYYDSMIGKLIVHQPSRQEAIACMLRALAELRVDGIKTVAPLHQEILSHTAFVEGRIDTTFVERTFMAG
- the accB gene encoding acetyl-CoA carboxylase biotin carboxyl carrier protein, whose amino-acid sequence is MASGAGSGSGDVFDVRKVRKLVELMDEHDLAEIVLQQGEQKMKLRRGPEQGTLTGVPAPAYMPAPAAPAPAPAAPGGPAPAAPAAEAAPSGPVIKSPMVGTFYASPNPESGAFVKVGDQVGPETIICIVEAMKVFNEIPAECSGKIAAVLVEDGASVEFGQPLFQLEG
- a CDS encoding M24 family metallopeptidase, which translates into the protein MSNHASRRDKLRRLIRKAKADALLVTSFTNVTYLTGFTGDDSYLLVTLDSETLISDSRFTTQLEEECPGVPVVIRGPGERMLPTTADVVADAKLERLAFEADALTVGAYNELGELAEGVELLPASGLVEELRAIKDKNEIAATRVACDQARRAFEVVRAGLTDAMTELEVAAELEHQARRFGAKGLSFPPIVAVGSRGALPHANPTSKRIGEDDFTLIDWGANEGLYVSDLTRMVVTGKISARFKKVYNIVLKAQLAGIAAIRPGAKCQDVDNAARKVIEKAGFGKEFGHGLGHGVGLEVHEGPRLGKNQEDELKPGMIVTVEPGIYLPGWGGIRIEDDILVTRGGHEVLTSVPKQLEECVLG
- a CDS encoding 6-pyruvoyl trahydropterin synthase family protein, which encodes MYRVTREIDFCYGHRLLNYEGKCRHLHGHNGKAVITIEAPTLDERGMVLDFGDIKKVVSTWIDENLDHRMILHRDDPAVPALKELGEPLHLIDQNPTAESIAQLIYNFTRDAGFPIVEARLWETPKCFATYTDA